A window of the Citrus sinensis cultivar Valencia sweet orange chromosome 9, DVS_A1.0, whole genome shotgun sequence genome harbors these coding sequences:
- the LOC102610856 gene encoding uncharacterized protein At5g39865: protein MGCTASRPNALPTGNHHHYNSQNNPSHSYSLASATNSTIASSNSPRTISTTKSLSLQTQAPLVHHPPSRKGDTHHLVSLTSTTYGSLLLIDRFNGQDSPDQIMPTTTAANPVEPSSLSPDSVINTWELMDGLDDDDDDGVVVDDDINFHKADAWGSVKVSPSTTKPLWKHLSEESLLSKMDPNVASSYRRALSSRQLGYNNNNHHHHQHRPTKESNNKIVIYFTSLRGIRRTYEDCCSVRMIFKSYRVGVDERDISMDSSYRKELQDLLGVEGKAITLPQVFIRGKHIGGAEEIKQLNETGDLAMLLKGFPVVNAVSVCESCGDARFVPCSHCCGSRKVFDEEDGQLRRCTNCNENGLIRCPACSCC from the coding sequence atgGGTTGCACAGCTTCAAGACCCAACGCCCTTCCCACCGGAAACCACCATCATTACAACTCACAAAACAACCCTTCTCATTCTTATTCTTTGGCATCAGCAACAAATTCAACTATTGCTTCTTCAAATTCACCAAGAACAATTAGCACTACTAAATCTCTCTCATTACAAACTCAAGCTCCATTGGTCCATCACCCGCCTTCGAGAAAAGGTGACACTCACCATCTTGTCTCTTTAACCTCCACCACCTACGGCTCTCTCCTCCTCATTGACCGCTTCAACGGCCAGGATTCCCCTGATCAGATTATGCCAACAACAACGGCAGCAAACCCAGTTGAGCCGTCATCATTGTCCCCTGATTCTGTCATCAACACCTGGGAGCTCATGGACGgccttgatgatgatgatgatgatggtgttgttgttgatgatgatattaACTTTCACAAGGCTGATGCTTGGGGATCAGTGAAAGTTTCCCCGTCAACAACAAAGCCACTGTGGAAGCACTTATCTGAGGAATCACTGCTGTCAAAAATGGACCCGAATGTTGCTTCAAGTTATAGAAGAGCATTGTCTTCGAGGCAACTgggttataataataataatcatcatcatcatcaacatcgCCCAACAAAAGAATCTAACAATAAGATTGTGATATATTTCACAAGCTTGAGAGGAATTCGGAGGACCTATGAGGATTGTTGTTCAGTAAGAATGATATTCAAGAGCTACAGAGTTGGAGTTGATGAAAGAGACATTTCAATGGACTCAAGTTACAGAAAAGAATTGCAAGACTTGCTCGGAGTTGAAGGAAAAGCAATCACTTTGCCACAAGTTTTTATTAGAGGAAAGCACATTGGGGGTGCTGAGGAGATTAAGCAGCTTAATGAAACTGGAGATTTGGCTATGCTTTTGAAGGGGTTTCCGGTTGTAAATGCTGTGTCTGTTTGTGAGAGCTGTGGGGACGCAAGGTTTGTGCCTTGTTCACATTGTTGTGGGAGTAGAAAAGTgtttgatgaagaagatggTCAGCTGAGGAGGTGTACAAATTGCAATGAAAATGGCTTGATCAGGTGCCCTGCCTGCAGCTGTTGCTGA